In Anthonomus grandis grandis chromosome 6, icAntGran1.3, whole genome shotgun sequence, one DNA window encodes the following:
- the LOC126737457 gene encoding F-actin-capping protein subunit beta → MGDQFDCALDLMRRLPPQQIEKNLSDLIDLVPSLCEDLLSSVDQPLKIAKDKETGKDYVLCDYNRDGDSYRSPWSNTYYPPLDDGQMPSERLRKLELEANMAFDQYREMYFEGGVSSVYFWDLDHGFAGVILIKKIGDGSRKIKGCWDSLHVVEVQEKSSGRMSHYKMTSTAMLWLQTNEAGSGTMNLGGSLTRQIEQDAPVNENNPHIANIGRMVEEMENKIRNTLNEIYFSKTKDIVNSLRSVQPLAESRKKDILKQELAAAMQKRHNKSDN, encoded by the exons GGTGACCAATTTGACTGTGCCCTAGACCTCATGCGAAGGTTACCACCTCAACAAATCGAGAAAAACCTAAGTGACCTGATTGATCTAGTGCCAAGTTTATGTGAAGATCTTCTTTCATCGGTAGACCAACCTCTTAAAATTGCTAAAGATAAAGAGACTGGCAAGGACTATGTATTGTGTGATTATAATCGAGATGGTGACTCTTAtag ATCTCCCTGGTCCAACACATATTATCCACCTCTGGATGATGGTCAAATGCCCTCAGAGAGGCTGAGAAAACTAGAGCTTGAAGCCAATATGGCCTTTGATCAGTATAGAGAAATGTACTTTGAGGGAGGTGTTAGCTCAGTGTATTTTTGGGATTTAGATCATGGTTTTGCAG GTgttatcttaattaaaaaaatcggagacggtagtagaaaaattaaGGGCTGCTGGGACTCCCTACATGTGGTGGAAGTCCAAGAAAAGAGTTCTGGAAGAATGTCACATTATAAAATGACCTCAACTGCCATGCTTTGGCTTCAAACCAATGAGGCTGGTTCCGGTACTATGAATTTGGGTGGCAGTTTGACCAGACAG ATAGAACAAGATGCGCCAGTAAATGAAAACAATCCGCATATAGCCAATATAGGAAGAATGGTTGAAGagatggaaaataaaataaggaataccttaaatgaaatttattttagtaagacTAAAGATATTGTTAACAGTTTAAGATCG gtacAACCCTTAGCGGAGAGCAGGAAAAAGGATATTCTCAAACAAGAATTAGCGGCGGCGATGCAAAAGAGGCATAACAAATCTGATAACTGA